In Paenibacillus sp. FSL M7-0420, a single genomic region encodes these proteins:
- a CDS encoding type IA DNA topoisomerase — translation MKTLIIAEKPDMGRNIAAAIEPKAKNYRSYLEGEQYIITWAIGHLIGLAEPEAYDNKYKKWNINDLPIIPEEFKLLPNARTMDQLKVIGELAKRSDLLVNSCDAGREGQHIFSLIQRYLELNQPVKRLWISDLTPETIRKGFQELKDGSEYENLTKAARARSEADWLIGMNGSRAFTTKHNVLLSVGRVQTPVLALIYDRQKTIEAFSSLKFFEVEGHFTQNELTYKGMWQGDRLTEGAKAEALAAKVKGKPARIILYEVKETKEYPNKLYDLTLLQREANGKYAFSAKKTLDIAQALYEKHKVISYPRTNSNYVTEQNIPEMHKTLSALQGTQYDDWVKGANRNLVHKGNKFICNPSKVEDHHAILPTNRKANGLSADEAKLYDLIVRRFLSQFYPAAEYKVHTVMTEVESEKFKTTVKELLSLGWKVIYADQKKDKSKPAKGKGKEDEEEEELEVNEPFSVQADGEVLCSDAIVKEKDTQPPKHYTEGTLLKAMESAGKQIEDEELRDAMKDSGLGTPATRAATIERLKNVGYVEMQGKKIAITQKGRTAVELIRGAGVELLTSPEMTGQWERRLNEIARGTAADGQFMENVKRFASMIVDKVRVQSRAAKTSFEGDTPSLNSGGKGRSPAAGSRKPAESKAAERKPATAKPRSAVSAAAGKSGDTGPKVIGSCPRPGCGGMIFMGRKGYGCSHYKEGCAFVIWKENHGRTLTDTQVKALIEKGRTGKLKLTDEDGAPLEGKLVLQNRDTGQLAVES, via the coding sequence TTGAAGACACTCATTATTGCGGAGAAACCGGACATGGGGCGGAATATCGCCGCCGCAATAGAACCGAAGGCCAAAAACTACCGTTCCTATCTGGAAGGGGAGCAGTACATCATCACCTGGGCGATCGGCCATCTGATTGGCCTGGCAGAGCCCGAAGCCTACGACAATAAATATAAAAAATGGAACATTAATGATCTGCCGATCATCCCCGAGGAGTTCAAGCTGCTGCCCAATGCACGCACCATGGATCAGCTGAAGGTGATCGGGGAACTGGCGAAGCGCAGCGATCTGCTGGTGAACTCCTGTGATGCCGGGCGTGAGGGCCAGCATATTTTCTCGCTGATCCAGCGCTACCTGGAGCTGAACCAGCCGGTGAAGCGGCTGTGGATCTCCGATCTGACGCCGGAGACGATCCGCAAGGGCTTCCAGGAGCTGAAGGACGGATCGGAATACGAGAATCTGACCAAAGCGGCCCGGGCGCGCAGCGAGGCGGACTGGCTGATCGGAATGAACGGCTCGCGCGCTTTTACCACCAAGCATAATGTACTGCTCTCTGTAGGCCGGGTGCAGACCCCGGTGCTGGCGCTGATCTATGACCGTCAGAAGACCATTGAAGCATTCTCCTCGCTGAAGTTCTTTGAGGTGGAAGGACATTTCACCCAGAATGAGCTGACGTATAAGGGAATGTGGCAGGGCGACCGGTTAACGGAGGGTGCGAAGGCAGAGGCGCTTGCGGCCAAGGTCAAAGGCAAGCCCGCCCGGATTATTCTCTATGAGGTCAAAGAGACCAAGGAATATCCGAACAAGCTGTACGATCTGACGCTGCTGCAGCGTGAGGCGAACGGGAAATATGCCTTCTCCGCCAAGAAGACACTGGACATCGCCCAGGCGCTGTATGAGAAGCATAAGGTAATCTCGTACCCGCGTACTAACTCTAACTATGTCACGGAGCAGAATATTCCTGAAATGCACAAGACGCTGTCGGCCCTTCAGGGCACGCAGTACGACGATTGGGTGAAGGGTGCGAACCGTAACCTGGTTCATAAAGGCAATAAGTTTATCTGTAATCCGTCCAAGGTGGAGGATCACCATGCGATTCTGCCTACGAACCGTAAGGCGAACGGACTGAGTGCAGACGAGGCCAAGCTCTACGATCTGATTGTCCGCCGCTTCCTCTCCCAGTTCTATCCGGCAGCGGAATATAAGGTGCATACGGTGATGACCGAAGTGGAAAGCGAGAAGTTCAAGACTACGGTCAAGGAGCTGCTCAGCCTCGGCTGGAAGGTGATCTACGCAGACCAGAAGAAGGACAAGTCCAAACCGGCCAAGGGCAAAGGCAAGGAGGATGAGGAGGAAGAAGAGCTTGAGGTGAACGAGCCGTTCTCGGTTCAGGCAGACGGGGAAGTGCTCTGCAGCGATGCCATTGTGAAGGAGAAGGATACCCAGCCACCAAAGCATTACACGGAAGGGACCTTGCTGAAGGCGATGGAGAGCGCAGGCAAGCAGATTGAGGACGAAGAGCTGCGCGATGCCATGAAGGATTCAGGGCTGGGCACTCCGGCCACCCGGGCGGCCACGATTGAACGGCTGAAGAATGTCGGCTATGTGGAGATGCAGGGGAAAAAGATCGCCATCACCCAAAAGGGGCGGACGGCGGTTGAACTGATCCGCGGGGCAGGCGTGGAGCTGCTGACCTCTCCGGAAATGACCGGGCAGTGGGAGCGCCGCCTCAATGAAATTGCCCGCGGCACCGCAGCGGACGGACAATTCATGGAGAACGTCAAGCGGTTCGCTTCGATGATTGTGGACAAGGTCCGCGTGCAGTCGCGCGCCGCCAAGACCTCCTTCGAAGGGGATACACCTTCGCTGAACAGCGGCGGCAAGGGCCGCAGCCCGGCTGCTGGGTCGCGCAAGCCCGCCGAATCCAAAGCGGCTGAACGCAAGCCGGCAACGGCCAAACCGCGCAGCGCGGTGTCTGCCGCGGCCGGGAAGAGCGGGGATACCGGGCCGAAGGTTATCGGCAGCTGCCCGCGTCCCGGCTGCGGCGGTATGATCTTCATGGGCCGCAAGGGCTACGGCTGTTCCCATTATAAGGAGGGCTGCGCCTTCGTGATCTGGAAGGAGAATCACGGACGCACGCTCACCGACACCCAGGTGAAGGCCCTGATTGAGAAGGGACGAACCGGGAAGCTGAAGCTGACAGATGAAGACGGCGCGCCGCTTGAAGGCAAGCTGGTGCTGCAGAATAGGGATACCGGCCAGCTGGCCGTGGAATCATAA